A single window of Flagellimonas maritima DNA harbors:
- a CDS encoding type II secretion system protein GspD: MKKNLILLVLFTVSLGFGQEENRIQNIKNNLEVLAVENPGLSENLKLNINVNSVSLSNFLLAVSQVHKVNINVDPSLQGINIVNNFSNVTVSDLLVFLCKQYNLDINFTGNILSIQKFQPPPEVVPEKEILVSFDALNSLISMDLKGDPLEKVFRKIMGVSGQNLLFNSGMENIPLTLYIRDVPIDMAMEKLAETNNLKHKKSRDGFYLFDKINPNTLLNSDASNGSYFGKANFNYQVLDTVNRILNVDFINIPIANIVKEISLDLDLDVYMATPLTEAGNISFKAKQIYYDELLTKMFESKSKFTNAANANTDNQPANQLPNRNQNRTLPGSPENFETSSFTFKKENDVYFFGTTDQLSVRSFEIVQMMHRSVELLGDPMQSSSFGRSAGRTIPAAVNFLGNNGFQGGANGFGTNQGNFGQNPNSTRRINTQQNQFNNFSSNAEAIVNILPDDVIADLDIKIDFELNSFLISGPAANINRFKKFINEIDKPVPVVLIEVMIIEVRKSATVETGISWGIGEEPVETSGRIFPETDLTLGAKTVNKIIGGFDGFGSFNIGRVVPEFFATIKAMEANGNLKIRSTPKLSTLNGHRANLSIGETTYYVVTSQNFFGSQIPTTSEVRNFQPIDAELAVSIKPLVSGNGQVTLDINVIQSDFSSERIDEDAPPGLTSREFSSIIRMQNQDLAILGGLEEKVKNDSGNGVPFLARIPVIKWLFSQRRREDTKQKLTILIKPTVIY, translated from the coding sequence ATGAAAAAGAACCTGATCCTATTAGTATTGTTCACCGTTTCTTTGGGTTTTGGCCAAGAAGAAAACAGAATACAAAATATAAAGAACAATCTGGAGGTGTTAGCAGTAGAAAATCCAGGGCTTTCTGAAAATTTAAAGCTGAACATCAATGTAAATAGCGTTTCATTATCCAACTTTTTATTGGCCGTGTCACAGGTCCATAAGGTGAACATCAATGTGGACCCTAGTTTACAGGGAATCAACATTGTAAATAATTTTTCAAATGTAACTGTCTCAGATCTTTTGGTTTTTTTATGTAAGCAATACAATCTGGATATTAACTTTACCGGGAATATACTTTCCATTCAGAAATTCCAACCTCCCCCTGAAGTTGTCCCCGAAAAGGAAATACTGGTTTCTTTTGATGCGTTGAACAGTTTAATTTCCATGGATTTGAAGGGTGATCCATTGGAAAAGGTCTTCCGGAAGATTATGGGTGTTTCTGGACAAAACCTGCTGTTCAACAGCGGAATGGAAAACATTCCATTAACTCTCTATATCAGGGATGTCCCTATTGATATGGCCATGGAAAAACTGGCAGAAACCAATAACTTGAAACACAAAAAATCAAGGGATGGCTTTTACTTGTTTGATAAAATAAATCCAAATACGTTATTGAACAGCGATGCTTCCAATGGGTCATATTTTGGTAAAGCTAACTTCAACTATCAGGTTTTGGATACGGTGAACAGAATATTGAACGTAGATTTTATTAATATACCCATTGCCAATATAGTAAAGGAAATAAGCTTGGACCTAGATTTGGATGTATATATGGCGACACCTTTGACCGAGGCAGGAAACATAAGTTTTAAGGCCAAACAGATATACTATGACGAGCTATTGACCAAGATGTTCGAAAGCAAGTCGAAGTTTACAAATGCGGCCAACGCCAATACTGACAATCAACCCGCCAATCAGTTACCAAATAGAAACCAAAATAGGACTTTACCTGGCTCACCCGAAAATTTTGAAACATCGAGCTTTACTTTCAAGAAAGAGAACGACGTATATTTTTTTGGAACAACCGACCAACTCAGCGTCAGAAGCTTCGAAATAGTCCAGATGATGCACAGGTCGGTAGAACTACTGGGCGACCCTATGCAATCGAGCAGTTTTGGCAGATCAGCTGGAAGGACTATTCCGGCAGCGGTAAATTTTTTAGGGAACAACGGTTTTCAGGGTGGAGCAAACGGATTTGGAACCAATCAGGGAAATTTTGGACAAAATCCGAACAGCACAAGAAGAATTAATACACAACAAAATCAATTTAATAACTTTTCCTCAAATGCAGAAGCAATAGTCAATATACTGCCGGATGATGTAATTGCCGACCTGGATATCAAAATAGACTTTGAACTGAACAGTTTTTTGATCAGCGGTCCCGCTGCCAATATCAATAGGTTTAAAAAGTTCATCAATGAAATAGATAAGCCCGTTCCTGTAGTGCTCATAGAGGTTATGATTATAGAAGTAAGGAAATCGGCAACGGTAGAAACGGGTATCAGTTGGGGCATTGGAGAGGAGCCAGTGGAAACAAGTGGTAGAATCTTTCCTGAGACGGATTTGACTTTGGGTGCAAAGACCGTCAATAAAATTATAGGGGGGTTTGATGGTTTCGGTTCGTTTAATATTGGGAGGGTCGTTCCAGAATTTTTTGCCACCATAAAGGCCATGGAGGCCAACGGAAATTTAAAAATAAGGTCCACTCCCAAACTTTCTACACTAAACGGTCATCGCGCCAATCTCTCTATAGGAGAGACCACTTATTATGTGGTAACAAGCCAGAACTTTTTTGGTTCCCAAATTCCAACTACCTCCGAGGTACGTAATTTTCAACCCATTGATGCCGAACTTGCAGTGAGCATAAAACCTTTGGTATCAGGGAACGGACAGGTGACCCTTGACATTAATGTCATACAATCCGATTTCAGTTCTGAAAGAATCGATGAGGATGCACCGCCTGGTCTGACTTCTAGGGAATTCAGTTCGATTATTAGAATGCAAAACCAGGATCTGGCCATTTTAGGGGGGTTGGAGGAAAAAGTGAAAAATGATTCTGGAAACGGTGTTCCTTTTTTGGCAAGAATCCCTGTAATAAAATGGCTTTTTAGTCAAAGAAGACGAGAGGACACCAAGCAAAAACTTACCATACTCATCAAACCAACAGTGATATATTGA
- a CDS encoding general secretion pathway protein GspG: MKDFKKAFFWNLLRTKVPSINLQETLIVLAIIGILLLLALPNLMPLISKAKSVEAQVQLKAIYNAQTTYRYMHSKYSPVMEELDFEAPSTVKENGTANYIYEIISADNATFKARAEAITDFDGDGIFNIWEVDENGNPKQIIKD, encoded by the coding sequence ATGAAAGATTTTAAAAAGGCATTTTTTTGGAATTTGCTACGTACAAAGGTGCCGTCCATTAATTTACAAGAAACCCTTATAGTCCTGGCCATTATCGGTATCCTTTTATTGTTGGCCCTTCCCAACCTGATGCCATTGATATCCAAGGCAAAAAGTGTAGAGGCCCAAGTACAATTAAAGGCCATCTATAATGCGCAAACTACGTACAGGTATATGCACAGCAAGTATTCCCCTGTCATGGAAGAACTTGATTTTGAAGCTCCGAGCACCGTAAAGGAGAATGGTACGGCCAATTACATATACGAGATTATAAGTGCGGACAATGCAACATTCAAAGCAAGGGCAGAGGCCATTACCGACTTCGATGGGGATGGAATCTTCAATATCTGGGAGGTGGACGAAAACGGTAATCCCAAACAAATCATAAAAGATTGA
- a CDS encoding GspE/PulE family protein: MAIDIEHKLKILPGLVQRISAEQAFHYRIVPKKMAKDVLILWTDAPDPENLMDELKIVLDFPVELEPLPSEELQDFLTANYRQSHKNQHTELHYTPDFLEKILINAKAIDSSDIHFEPYENDCRVRFRLDGKLTEQFKVPIKEYPTIINKIKIKADLDIAEKRLPQDGRITMKMDNDEFDIRVSSLPTLFGEKIVLRILNKDTESVNLEDLGFNDSELGRYKEGIRMPNGIILISGPTGSGKTTTLYATLKLLNDSKTNILTIEDPIEYTLEGVNQVQLRENIGLDFASALRTFLRQDPDIIMVGEIRDVKTANMAIRAALTGHLVLSTIHTNSAWSTISRLIDMDIPPFLIASTLNTSVAQRLVRKLCPNCKKRDRVEKSLFPEGFNPPENLTHHYSPVGCQKCHHTGYHGRRAIYEIIPITKKLIPHIKNNVLDIEDYLEDNKIPKLRDNAILFVSEGITSIEEIYPMLTN, translated from the coding sequence ATGGCCATTGATATTGAGCACAAGTTAAAAATACTGCCTGGCCTAGTCCAGCGCATCTCGGCAGAGCAGGCCTTCCACTATAGAATCGTTCCAAAAAAAATGGCTAAGGATGTTTTGATTCTTTGGACCGATGCACCTGATCCCGAAAATCTTATGGATGAACTAAAAATAGTCTTGGACTTTCCAGTAGAACTCGAGCCATTGCCCTCTGAGGAATTACAGGATTTTTTGACCGCCAACTACAGGCAATCACATAAAAATCAGCATACTGAATTGCACTATACCCCTGATTTTTTGGAGAAAATACTGATCAATGCAAAGGCAATAGACAGTAGCGACATCCATTTTGAACCCTATGAAAATGATTGCCGGGTTCGCTTTAGGCTCGATGGAAAACTAACGGAGCAATTTAAAGTACCGATAAAGGAATACCCAACCATAATCAATAAAATTAAAATTAAAGCGGATCTTGATATAGCTGAGAAGCGACTGCCCCAAGATGGGCGGATCACCATGAAGATGGACAATGATGAATTTGATATTCGTGTCTCCTCACTACCTACGCTGTTCGGGGAAAAAATTGTTCTCCGGATCTTGAACAAAGATACGGAATCAGTAAACTTGGAAGATTTAGGATTTAATGATTCAGAACTCGGACGATACAAAGAAGGTATTAGAATGCCCAATGGGATCATACTGATTTCCGGGCCAACAGGGTCGGGAAAAACTACAACACTCTATGCTACCTTAAAGCTCCTGAACGATTCCAAAACGAATATCCTTACCATAGAAGATCCCATTGAATATACCTTGGAGGGCGTTAATCAGGTTCAGCTAAGGGAAAATATTGGATTGGATTTTGCCAGTGCGTTACGAACCTTTCTAAGGCAAGACCCAGACATTATCATGGTGGGTGAAATACGTGATGTAAAAACGGCCAATATGGCCATTAGGGCAGCCTTAACGGGACATTTGGTGTTATCCACAATCCATACCAATTCCGCTTGGTCCACGATTTCCAGACTAATCGATATGGATATACCGCCATTTCTAATTGCCAGCACGCTTAATACGAGTGTGGCCCAACGCCTGGTAAGAAAATTATGCCCCAACTGTAAAAAAAGGGATAGGGTTGAAAAAAGTCTTTTTCCAGAAGGGTTCAACCCTCCTGAAAATCTTACCCATCACTATTCGCCCGTAGGTTGCCAAAAATGCCATCATACCGGTTACCATGGTAGAAGGGCCATATATGAAATAATCCCGATTACAAAAAAACTGATTCCGCATATAAAAAACAATGTTCTGGACATAGAGGACTATCTTGAAGACAACAAAATACCCAAGCTCCGTGATAACGCGATTTTATTCGTTTCCGAAGGCATAACCTCCATAGAGGAAATTTACCCAATGTTAACCAATTGA
- a CDS encoding Arm DNA-binding domain-containing protein: MRNNSTLAVLIFTRDITYNPQKLTIYARITVDGRRAEISLKRYTSVNVWDVSKGRVIGTTQKARLLNSYLDEVYVQILEAHKQLLSEGKMITAQAVKARYLGQDEQHKTLMELVKYHNTTMDSILKYGTMKNYYSTERYLDKFLRDKFKTPPTST, from the coding sequence ATGCGCAACAACAGCACTTTAGCAGTACTCATTTTCACTCGGGACATTACTTACAATCCCCAAAAACTTACGATTTATGCCCGAATCACGGTTGATGGAAGACGTGCGGAAATCAGTCTAAAACGCTACACATCGGTGAATGTTTGGGACGTTTCCAAAGGAAGGGTCATAGGCACTACGCAAAAAGCAAGACTTCTTAATAGCTATTTGGACGAGGTATATGTGCAGATTTTGGAAGCTCATAAGCAACTGCTTTCCGAAGGCAAGATGATTACCGCACAGGCCGTAAAAGCCCGTTATTTAGGGCAAGACGAGCAGCACAAGACCTTAATGGAGCTCGTCAAGTACCACAATACTACCATGGATTCCATATTGAAATACGGTACGATGAAAAACTACTATTCCACTGAACGCTATCTGGACAAATTCTTAAGGGATAAATTCAAGACCCCCCCGACATCTACCTAA